The Oncorhynchus kisutch isolate 150728-3 linkage group LG20, Okis_V2, whole genome shotgun sequence genome has a segment encoding these proteins:
- the LOC109865622 gene encoding DCN1-like protein 3: protein MGQCVTKCKNPSSSLGSKSGDKEQGSKSHHKKGGGGGGHKEEPGTVCRKTSSEHMFNGTKTAMEVTVETTVIPASAMLGDLRKEDRLVADREGPSLLRIEELFCCYKDPHEDAILEEGMEGFCNDLCVDPAEFRVLVLAWKFQAATMCKFTRKEFVDGCRAIQADSLEGICSRFSCMLLEAQGEESFKDLYRFTFQFGLDAEEGQRSLQRDIAIALWRLVFTQDTPAILEHWLDFLGENPSGVRGISRDTWNMFLNFTQAIGPDLSNYSEDEAWPSLFDTFVEWEMERRKKEAQEEQLKRAEEEERGCTETEGSPSSTDGLETESGWGSQTWVGH, encoded by the exons atgggccAGTGCGTCACCAAGTGTAAGAACCCATCGTCCTCGCTTGGCAGCAAGAGTGGCGACAAGGAGCAGGGGTCCAAGTCCCACCACAAGAAAGGCGGCGGGGGAGGAGGGCACAAAGAGGAGCCTGGCACTGTGTGCAGAAAGACCTCCAGTGAGCACATGTTCAACGGCACCAAGACCGCCATGGAGGTTACCGTGGAGACCACGGTGATCCCTGCGTCAGCCATGCTGGGGGACCTGAGGAAGGAGGACCGCTTGGTGGCGGATAGGGAGGGGCCGTCCTTGCTGCGCATCGAGGAGCTCTTCTGCTGCTACAAGGACCCGCATGAGGATGCCATCTTGGAGGAGGGCATGGAGGGGTTCTGCAACGACCTGTGCGTGGACCCCGCCGAGTTCCGCGTGCTGGTCCTCGCCTGGAAGTTCCAGGCGGCCACCATGTGCAAGTTTACAAG GAAGGAGTTTGTGGATGGATGCAGGGCGATCCAGGCGGACAGTCTGGAGGGCATCTGCTCCCGGTTCTCCTGCATGCTGCTGGAGGCACAGGGCGAGGAGAGCTTCAAGGACCTGTACCGCTTCACCTTCCAGTTCGGCCTTGATGCCGAGGAGGGCCAGCGCTCTCTTCAGCGCGACATCGCCATTGCTCTGTGGCGCCTGGTCTTCACGCAGGACACGCCGGCTATCCTTGAGCACTGGCTGGACTTCCTTGGCGAGAACCCGTCGGGCGTGCGGGGCATCTCGCGGGACACCTGGAACATGTTCCTCAACTTCACACAGGCCATCGGGCCGGACCTGAGCAACTACAGCGAGGACGAGGCCTGGCCCAGCCTCTTCGACACCTTCGTGGAGTGGGAGATGGAGCGCAGGAAAAAGGAGGCACAGGAGGAGCAGTTgaagagggcagaggaggaggagaggggatgcaCTGAGACCGAGGGCTCTCCCTCCAGCACAGACGGACTTGAAACAGAGAGCGGATGGGGCTCACAGACCTGGGTGGGCCACTGA